A DNA window from Actinomadura coerulea contains the following coding sequences:
- a CDS encoding pseudouridine synthase: MSENEGVRLQKVLAEAGIGSRRHCEELIGEGRVTVNGHKVFRFGERVDPRSAVIHVDGKRVETRSEMRYYAINKPRGVVSTMADERGRKSLADYVEVPERLFHVGRLDTDTEGLILLTNDGELSHRLTHPSYGVFKTYLAEIHGPIPRDLGKRLRAGVTLDDGPAKADKFRIFDQVGRRVLVEITLHEGRKHIVRRLLKEVGFPVQQLARVEFGPIKLGQLKPGGMRALTVHEVGELYKAVGL, translated from the coding sequence GTGAGCGAGAACGAGGGCGTACGCCTGCAGAAGGTCCTGGCCGAGGCCGGGATCGGCAGCCGCCGCCACTGCGAGGAGCTGATCGGCGAGGGCCGCGTCACCGTCAACGGGCACAAGGTGTTCCGCTTCGGTGAGCGCGTCGACCCGCGGAGCGCCGTCATCCATGTGGACGGCAAGCGGGTCGAGACCCGGTCCGAGATGCGCTACTACGCCATCAACAAGCCGCGCGGCGTGGTGTCGACCATGGCGGACGAGCGGGGCCGCAAGTCCTTGGCCGACTACGTGGAGGTGCCCGAGCGGCTGTTCCACGTCGGGCGGCTCGACACCGACACCGAGGGCCTGATCCTGCTCACCAACGACGGTGAGCTGTCGCACCGGCTGACCCACCCTTCCTACGGGGTGTTCAAGACCTACCTGGCGGAGATCCACGGTCCGATCCCGCGCGACCTGGGCAAGCGGCTCAGGGCCGGGGTCACCCTGGACGACGGACCCGCGAAGGCCGACAAGTTCCGCATCTTCGACCAGGTCGGCCGGCGCGTGCTGGTCGAGATCACCCTGCACGAGGGGCGCAAGCACATCGTCCGGCGGCTGCTGAAGGAGGTCGGCTTCCCCGTCCAGCAGCTCGCCCGCGTCGAGTTCGGGCCGATCAAGCTGGGCCAGCTGAAGCCGGGCGGCATGCGGGCGCTCACCGTCCACGAGGTCGGCGAGCTGTACAAGGCCGTGGGGCTGTAG
- the aroH gene encoding chorismate mutase yields the protein MTVRAVRGATQIDADDRDQILEATTELVSEVMARNELTTDDVISVIFTVTPDLTAEFPALAARKLGFHEVPLLCATEIGVPGALPRVIRLMAHIATDRPRSDVQHVYLRGATALRLDIAQ from the coding sequence GTGACGGTACGCGCGGTCCGTGGCGCGACGCAGATCGACGCGGACGACCGGGACCAGATCCTGGAGGCGACGACCGAGCTCGTCTCCGAGGTCATGGCCCGCAACGAGCTGACCACCGACGACGTCATCAGCGTCATCTTCACGGTGACCCCGGACCTGACGGCCGAGTTCCCGGCGCTCGCCGCCCGCAAGCTCGGGTTCCACGAGGTGCCGCTGCTGTGCGCCACCGAGATCGGCGTCCCCGGCGCGCTGCCGCGGGTCATCCGGCTGATGGCGCACATCGCGACGGACCGTCCCCGCTCCGACGTCCAGCACGTGTACCTGCGCGGCGCCACGGCGCTCCGGCTGGACATCGCACAGTAG
- a CDS encoding prephenate dehydrogenase: MSEDVVARRIVVVGTGLIGTSIALAMRERGAEVLLTDRDPAALALAVELGAGEALPDGARREPADLAVLAVPPAAVAVTLLDAQKRGLATAYTDVASVKALPLAQAAELGCDLTTFVAGHPLAGSERSGPSAARPDLFLGRPWALCATPEATPETVEVVTGLAQACGAMPVQVDAAEHDRAVALVSHAPHVVSAAVAARLTGADDVALGLSGQGVRDVTRIAASDPRLWIGILSANSAPVADVLEAVATDLAVAASLLRDGSEEAATHVADLLLRGNAGRSRIPGKHGGDQPAYATVQVVIPDRPGELAMIFQAAGIAGVNIEDVTIEHSPGRPLGVLELSVVPEAAERLAEELRARGWSVPG; the protein is encoded by the coding sequence GTGAGCGAGGACGTGGTGGCGCGGCGGATCGTCGTGGTCGGGACGGGCCTGATCGGGACGTCGATCGCCCTGGCGATGCGGGAGCGCGGCGCCGAGGTGCTGCTGACCGACCGGGACCCGGCGGCCCTGGCCCTGGCCGTGGAGCTGGGCGCGGGCGAGGCGCTGCCGGACGGGGCGCGGCGGGAGCCCGCCGACCTGGCGGTCCTCGCGGTGCCGCCGGCGGCGGTGGCGGTGACGTTGCTGGACGCGCAGAAGCGCGGTCTGGCGACCGCCTACACCGACGTGGCCAGCGTGAAGGCGCTGCCGCTGGCCCAGGCGGCCGAGCTCGGCTGCGACCTGACCACGTTCGTGGCGGGCCACCCCCTCGCCGGGAGCGAGCGGTCCGGGCCGAGCGCGGCGCGGCCCGATCTGTTCCTCGGCCGCCCGTGGGCGCTGTGCGCGACGCCGGAGGCGACGCCGGAGACGGTCGAGGTCGTCACGGGCCTGGCGCAGGCGTGCGGCGCGATGCCGGTCCAGGTGGACGCCGCCGAGCACGACCGGGCCGTCGCGCTCGTCTCCCACGCCCCGCACGTGGTGTCGGCCGCGGTCGCCGCCCGCCTGACGGGCGCCGACGACGTGGCGCTCGGCCTGTCGGGGCAGGGCGTCCGGGACGTCACCCGGATCGCGGCGAGCGACCCCCGGCTGTGGATCGGGATCCTGTCGGCCAACTCCGCGCCCGTCGCCGACGTGCTTGAGGCCGTCGCCACCGATCTCGCGGTGGCGGCCTCGCTGCTGCGCGACGGCAGCGAGGAGGCCGCCACGCACGTCGCCGACCTGCTGCTGCGCGGGAACGCGGGCCGGTCCCGCATCCCCGGCAAGCACGGCGGCGACCAGCCCGCCTACGCGACGGTCCAGGTGGTCATCCCCGACCGGCCGGGAGAGCTGGCGATGATCTTCCAGGCGGCGGGGATCGCGGGGGTCAACATCGAGGATGTGACCATCGAGCACTCCCCGGGCCGGCCGCTCGGCGTCCTGGAGCTGTCGGTCGTCCCGGAGGCGGCCGAGCGGCTGGCGGAGGAGCTGCGCGCCCGCGGCTGGTCGGTGCCCGGCTAG
- the cmk gene encoding (d)CMP kinase, whose amino-acid sequence MPLVIAMDGPSGSGKSSASKGVARTLGLRYLDTGAMYRAMTWWMLENGVPVEDGAAVAARAQDPVIESGTDPAAPTIMVDGTDVSGPIRTRAVTNAVSAVSSVPAVRARLVELQREIIGAGGIVVEGRDIGTAVAPEAPVKVFLTASAEVRAARRAKDLAADPGASVTVTRAEQERRDRLDSTRKASPLAKAAGAHEIDSTGLSLDEVIEAVVRLAKEHE is encoded by the coding sequence GTGCCGCTCGTCATCGCCATGGACGGTCCGTCCGGGTCGGGGAAGTCCAGCGCGTCCAAGGGCGTCGCGCGGACGCTCGGGCTGCGCTACCTGGACACGGGCGCCATGTACCGCGCCATGACGTGGTGGATGCTGGAGAACGGCGTGCCGGTCGAGGACGGCGCCGCGGTCGCGGCCCGCGCGCAGGACCCGGTGATCGAGTCCGGCACCGACCCGGCGGCGCCGACGATCATGGTGGACGGGACGGACGTGTCCGGTCCGATCCGCACCCGCGCGGTGACGAACGCGGTCAGCGCCGTCAGCTCCGTCCCGGCGGTGCGCGCCCGGCTCGTGGAGCTCCAGCGCGAGATCATCGGGGCCGGCGGGATCGTGGTGGAGGGGCGCGACATCGGGACGGCCGTCGCGCCGGAGGCGCCGGTCAAGGTGTTCCTGACGGCGAGCGCCGAGGTCCGCGCGGCGCGCCGCGCCAAGGACCTGGCCGCCGACCCGGGCGCGTCGGTGACGGTCACGCGGGCCGAGCAGGAGCGGCGGGACCGGCTGGACTCGACGCGCAAGGCCTCGCCGCTGGCCAAGGCGGCGGGCGCGCACGAGATCGACTCGACCGGGCTGAGCCTGGACGAGGTCATCGAGGCGGTCGTCCGCCTCGCCAAAGAGCATGAGTGA
- the der gene encoding ribosome biogenesis GTPase Der, with the protein MSDFEIETVDAVEDVDQDVDQDAGLAPVVAVVGRPNVGKSTLVNRIIGRREAVVEDVPGVTRDRVAYDATWSGRRFTVVDTGGWLPDSSGLAAAIAEQARLAVDLADVVMFVVDATVGATDVDEAVVEILRRSGKPVVLVANKVDGVGAESDAALLWSLGIGEPHPVSALHGRGSGDLLDAVLDALPEEPPAETFGEAGGPRRVALLGRPNVGKSSLLNKLAGETRAVVDSVAGTTRDPVDELIELGGKTWRFIDTAGIRRRHRENQGADFYATLRTRSALERAEVAVVLVDADQPLAEQDLRIISMVIESGRSLVIAYNKWDLLDEERRHYLEREIDRQLHNARWAPRANISAKTGRHMEKLVPAIETALEGWGTRVPTSKLNQFFADLVNSHPHPVRGGKQPRVLFATQAGVRPPRFVLFTSGFLEEGYRRFIERRLREEFGFDGTPLDITMKIREKRGKGRK; encoded by the coding sequence GTGAGCGATTTCGAGATCGAAACGGTGGACGCCGTCGAGGACGTCGACCAGGACGTCGACCAGGACGCGGGCCTGGCGCCGGTCGTGGCCGTGGTGGGGCGGCCGAACGTCGGCAAGTCCACCCTGGTCAACCGGATCATCGGCCGCCGCGAGGCCGTCGTCGAGGACGTCCCGGGCGTGACCCGCGACCGGGTCGCCTACGACGCGACGTGGAGCGGGCGCCGGTTCACCGTCGTCGACACCGGCGGCTGGCTGCCGGACTCCTCCGGCCTGGCCGCGGCGATCGCCGAGCAGGCGCGGCTGGCGGTCGACCTGGCCGACGTGGTGATGTTCGTGGTGGACGCGACCGTGGGCGCCACGGACGTGGACGAGGCCGTGGTGGAGATCCTGCGCCGGTCCGGCAAGCCGGTGGTGCTGGTCGCCAACAAGGTCGACGGCGTGGGCGCCGAGTCCGACGCGGCGCTGCTGTGGTCGCTCGGCATCGGCGAGCCGCACCCGGTCAGCGCCCTGCACGGGCGCGGCAGCGGCGACCTGCTCGACGCGGTGCTGGACGCGCTGCCCGAGGAGCCTCCGGCGGAGACGTTCGGCGAGGCCGGGGGGCCGCGCCGGGTCGCGCTGCTCGGCCGCCCGAACGTCGGCAAGTCGAGCCTGCTCAACAAGCTGGCGGGGGAGACCCGCGCCGTCGTGGACTCGGTGGCGGGCACGACCCGCGACCCGGTCGACGAGCTGATCGAGCTGGGCGGTAAGACGTGGCGGTTCATCGACACCGCCGGGATCCGGCGCCGGCACCGCGAGAACCAGGGCGCCGACTTCTACGCGACGCTGCGCACGCGGTCGGCGCTGGAGCGCGCCGAGGTCGCGGTCGTGCTGGTGGACGCCGACCAGCCGCTCGCCGAGCAGGACCTGCGGATCATCTCCATGGTGATCGAGTCGGGCCGGTCGCTGGTCATCGCCTACAACAAGTGGGACCTGCTGGACGAGGAGCGCCGCCACTACCTCGAACGCGAGATCGACCGGCAGCTGCACAACGCGCGGTGGGCGCCGCGGGCGAACATCTCCGCCAAGACCGGCCGGCACATGGAGAAGCTGGTGCCGGCCATCGAGACGGCGCTGGAGGGCTGGGGCACCCGCGTCCCGACGTCCAAGCTGAACCAGTTCTTCGCCGACCTGGTGAACTCGCATCCGCACCCGGTGCGGGGCGGCAAGCAGCCGCGCGTGCTGTTCGCGACCCAGGCGGGGGTGCGGCCGCCGCGGTTCGTGCTGTTCACGTCGGGCTTCCTGGAGGAGGGCTACCGGCGGTTCATCGAGCGGCGGCTGCGGGAGGAGTTCGGGTTCGACGGGACGCCCCTCGACATCACGATGAAGATCCGCGAGAAGCGCGGCAAGGGCAGGAAGTAG
- a CDS encoding nucleoside 2-deoxyribosyltransferase domain-containing protein has product MDDGVTLVHAWEEPPARWDAAVFLAGPTPRAPGVASWRPDAHAELRARWRGGGRLVVFDPEHREGRYDDYDGQIEWEERCLHLADEVVFWVPRDLEAMPAFTTNVEWGMWHDSGRVVFGAPPEAPRNGYLLHYAEKSAVPTAPGLPETVAAALRRIGAGAPRAGGEREVPLLLWRDAAFQRWYAGQRGAGNELLGARVVFRFGVCWGLHVRVRVAAEGRVKDNEIVIGRPDISAVVLYRPGAVLDETQVVLVREFRSAGADGAVHELPGGSGPGGPREVAVAEVAEETGLALEPGRLREHRSRQVNATLSAHRAHLFSAEVTAGELERIRGSGPHGVAEAGERTHVVVAPFGRIRREGLVDAANLGMIAEALLEAR; this is encoded by the coding sequence ATGGACGACGGCGTCACCCTCGTCCACGCGTGGGAGGAGCCACCGGCCCGCTGGGACGCGGCGGTGTTCCTCGCGGGCCCCACGCCCCGGGCGCCCGGCGTCGCCTCGTGGCGGCCGGACGCCCACGCCGAGCTGCGGGCCCGCTGGCGCGGCGGCGGGCGGCTCGTGGTGTTCGACCCCGAGCACCGGGAGGGCCGCTACGACGACTACGACGGCCAGATCGAGTGGGAGGAGCGCTGCCTGCACCTGGCCGACGAGGTCGTCTTCTGGGTGCCGCGCGACCTGGAGGCCATGCCCGCCTTCACCACGAACGTGGAGTGGGGGATGTGGCACGACAGCGGCCGGGTGGTGTTCGGCGCGCCGCCGGAGGCGCCGAGGAACGGCTACCTGCTGCACTACGCGGAGAAGTCCGCGGTGCCGACGGCCCCCGGCCTGCCGGAGACGGTCGCGGCGGCGCTGCGCCGGATCGGCGCCGGCGCGCCCCGGGCCGGCGGGGAGCGCGAGGTCCCGCTGCTGCTGTGGCGGGACGCGGCGTTCCAGCGCTGGTACGCGGGCCAGCGGGGCGCGGGCAACGAGCTGCTCGGGGCGCGGGTGGTGTTCCGCTTCGGGGTGTGCTGGGGCCTGCACGTCCGGGTCCGCGTGGCCGCGGAGGGCCGGGTCAAGGACAACGAGATCGTCATCGGGCGGCCGGACATCTCGGCGGTCGTGCTGTACCGGCCCGGGGCGGTGCTCGACGAGACGCAGGTCGTGCTCGTCCGGGAGTTCCGGAGCGCGGGCGCGGACGGGGCCGTCCACGAGCTGCCGGGCGGCTCCGGGCCGGGCGGCCCCCGCGAGGTGGCGGTCGCGGAGGTCGCCGAGGAGACGGGGCTGGCGCTGGAGCCCGGCCGGCTGCGCGAGCACCGCTCCCGGCAGGTGAACGCGACCCTGTCGGCGCACCGCGCGCACCTGTTCTCCGCCGAGGTCACCGCCGGCGAGCTGGAGCGGATCCGGGGGTCGGGACCGCACGGGGTGGCGGAGGCCGGCGAGCGCACCCACGTCGTGGTGGCCCCGTTCGGGCGGATCAGGCGGGAGGGGCTCGTGGACGCCGCCAACCTCGGAATGATCGCCGAGGCGCTGCTGGAGGCGCGCTGA
- a CDS encoding alpha/beta hydrolase produces the protein MTAQGPATLVIERHGTASLRSRAVSAGVRRLVRPGLARLAGRPFDERALRRAALLDRLAARAGTPRRIRVEKVGFDGFGAEWVSAPGAAPPRDKAILYLHGGGWISCGLNTHRRMVASFAAASGATALSVDYRMIPAVPFEREVEDCVTAYRWLLEERGIDPGRIVVMGDSAGGHLTFATALRVREEGLPMPAALAALSPMLDMDLAGKLAHANMGLDPSDPGALLERLVEGFLGHLDLADPAVSPVRADLAGLPPVLLTAGSTELLYCDSELMARRLAEAGVPVTLQVWDRQLHVFQMFGPYLPESRAAIAALGAFVRDALDG, from the coding sequence GTGACGGCACAAGGCCCCGCGACCCTGGTGATCGAACGGCACGGGACGGCGAGCCTGCGCTCCCGGGCGGTCTCGGCGGGCGTGCGGCGGCTGGTCCGGCCCGGCCTCGCCCGGCTCGCGGGCCGGCCGTTCGACGAGCGGGCGCTGCGCCGCGCCGCCCTCCTCGACCGGCTCGCGGCACGGGCCGGGACGCCGCGGCGCATCCGGGTGGAGAAGGTCGGCTTCGACGGCTTCGGCGCCGAGTGGGTGTCCGCGCCCGGCGCCGCGCCGCCGCGCGACAAGGCGATCCTCTACCTGCACGGCGGCGGCTGGATCTCCTGCGGCCTCAACACGCACCGCCGGATGGTCGCCTCGTTCGCGGCCGCGTCCGGCGCCACGGCGCTGTCGGTGGACTACCGGATGATCCCGGCGGTTCCGTTCGAGCGGGAGGTCGAGGACTGCGTCACCGCCTACCGGTGGCTGCTGGAGGAGCGGGGGATCGACCCCGGGCGCATCGTGGTCATGGGCGACTCGGCGGGCGGGCACCTCACGTTCGCCACGGCGCTGCGCGTCCGCGAGGAGGGGCTGCCCATGCCCGCGGCGCTCGCGGCCCTGTCCCCCATGCTCGACATGGACCTGGCCGGCAAGCTCGCGCACGCCAACATGGGCCTCGACCCCTCCGACCCCGGGGCGCTCCTGGAACGCCTCGTCGAGGGGTTCCTCGGCCATCTCGACCTCGCCGACCCCGCGGTCTCCCCCGTCCGCGCCGACCTCGCGGGACTGCCGCCCGTCCTGCTCACCGCCGGGTCCACCGAGCTGCTGTACTGCGACTCCGAGCTGATGGCGCGGCGGCTCGCCGAGGCCGGGGTGCCGGTGACGCTCCAGGTGTGGGACCGGCAGCTGCACGTGTTCCAGATGTTCGGGCCCTACCTGCCCGAGTCGCGCGCCGCGATCGCCGCGCTCGGCGCGTTCGTCCGCGACGCCCTGGACGGCTGA
- a CDS encoding helix-turn-helix domain-containing protein yields the protein MTTFRISEAAALLGVSADTVRRWVDGGRLPASRDEHGHRRVPGAALAAFVRGQARGSGASDQAERFSSARNRMRGIVTEVIRDGVMAQVEIQAGPFRVVSLMSREAADELGLEAGVVADAVVKSTNVVVEVPDQG from the coding sequence GTGACGACGTTCAGGATCAGCGAGGCCGCCGCGCTCCTCGGGGTCAGCGCGGACACCGTCCGCCGGTGGGTGGACGGCGGCCGGCTCCCGGCGTCCCGGGACGAGCACGGGCACCGGCGGGTGCCGGGGGCCGCGCTGGCCGCCTTCGTGCGCGGCCAGGCGCGTGGCAGCGGAGCCTCCGACCAGGCCGAACGCTTCTCCTCGGCGCGCAACCGCATGCGGGGGATCGTCACCGAGGTCATCCGGGACGGGGTGATGGCGCAGGTCGAGATCCAGGCGGGGCCGTTCCGCGTCGTGTCGCTGATGAGCCGCGAGGCGGCCGACGAACTCGGCCTGGAGGCGGGCGTGGTCGCCGACGCCGTCGTCAAGTCCACCAACGTCGTCGTCGAAGTGCCGGACCAGGGCTGA
- the modA gene encoding molybdate ABC transporter substrate-binding protein, protein MKRTAAVAALSLTVLAGCGDVAGEGSSGTGRAGDGATLTVFAAASLTEAFTSLGKTFESAHPGVRVRFQFGGSSTLAQQITQGAPADVFAAASPATMKTVTAAGDASGPPRVFTRNRLVIAVPKGDPGKVAKVGDLGRPGLKVVLCAVQVPCGAAAETALAAAGVKVEPVSREKDVKAVLTKVGLGEADAGLVYRTDVKAAGGRVAGIGFPEAAKAINDYPIVEVARAPHSALAREFIRLVVGEQGRSVLSRAGFEGP, encoded by the coding sequence ATGAAGCGCACCGCGGCCGTGGCGGCGCTGTCGCTCACCGTTCTGGCCGGCTGCGGCGACGTCGCCGGCGAGGGCTCCTCCGGGACGGGGAGGGCGGGCGACGGCGCGACCCTGACGGTGTTCGCGGCGGCCTCGCTCACCGAGGCGTTCACCTCGCTCGGGAAGACGTTCGAGAGCGCGCATCCCGGCGTGAGGGTCAGGTTCCAGTTCGGCGGCAGCTCGACGCTGGCCCAGCAGATCACGCAGGGGGCGCCCGCCGACGTGTTCGCGGCCGCGAGCCCCGCCACCATGAAGACGGTGACCGCCGCCGGGGACGCGTCGGGGCCGCCGCGGGTGTTCACCCGCAACCGCCTGGTCATCGCCGTCCCGAAGGGGGACCCCGGCAAGGTCGCGAAGGTGGGCGACCTCGGCAGGCCGGGGCTGAAGGTCGTGCTGTGCGCGGTGCAGGTGCCGTGCGGCGCCGCGGCCGAGACGGCTCTGGCCGCGGCCGGGGTGAAGGTCGAGCCGGTGTCGCGGGAGAAGGACGTCAAGGCCGTCCTGACGAAGGTGGGGCTGGGGGAGGCCGACGCCGGGCTCGTCTACCGCACCGACGTGAAGGCCGCCGGCGGCAGGGTCGCGGGCATCGGGTTCCCGGAGGCGGCCAAGGCGATCAACGACTACCCGATCGTCGAGGTCGCCCGGGCGCCGCACAGCGCGCTCGCCAGGGAGTTCATCCGGCTGGTGGTCGGCGAGCAGGGCAGGTCGGTGCTGAGCCGGGCGGGCTTCGAGGGGCCGTGA
- the modB gene encoding molybdate ABC transporter permease subunit, with the protein MRRPRRASREADRLPGGPPWVLLAPALLGLAFLVLPLLGLLVRAPWSTLGTRLLQAQVMEALRLSLLTATLATGLCLLLGVPLAWTLARVRFPGVRLVRALVTVPLVLPPVVGGVALLLVLGRRGLVGGWLDRAFGLTFPFTTAGVVLAEAFVAMPFLVISVEGALRAADLRYEEAAATLGAGRWTVFRRVTLPLVAPGVAAGAILCWARALGEFGATITFAGNFPGRTQTMPLAVYLALETDPQAAIVLSLVLLAVSVAVLAALRDRWVGGAR; encoded by the coding sequence GTGAGGCGACCGCGGAGGGCGTCGCGGGAGGCGGACCGGCTGCCGGGCGGGCCGCCGTGGGTCCTGCTCGCGCCCGCGCTGCTCGGGCTCGCCTTCCTGGTGCTGCCGCTGCTCGGCCTGCTCGTCAGGGCGCCGTGGTCCACGCTCGGCACGCGCCTGCTTCAGGCGCAGGTCATGGAGGCGCTCCGGCTCTCGCTGCTCACCGCCACCCTCGCCACCGGCCTGTGCCTGCTGCTCGGCGTCCCGCTCGCCTGGACGCTCGCCCGGGTCCGGTTCCCCGGCGTCCGGCTCGTCCGGGCCCTGGTGACCGTGCCGCTGGTGCTGCCGCCGGTCGTCGGCGGCGTCGCGCTGCTGCTCGTGCTCGGACGCCGCGGGCTGGTCGGCGGGTGGCTGGACCGCGCCTTCGGGCTCACGTTCCCCTTCACCACCGCCGGCGTCGTGCTCGCCGAGGCGTTCGTGGCGATGCCGTTCCTGGTGATCAGCGTGGAGGGCGCGCTGCGCGCCGCCGACCTGCGCTACGAGGAGGCCGCCGCCACGCTCGGCGCCGGCCGCTGGACGGTCTTCCGGCGGGTCACGCTGCCGCTGGTCGCGCCGGGCGTCGCGGCCGGGGCGATCCTGTGCTGGGCGCGGGCGCTCGGCGAGTTCGGGGCGACGATCACCTTCGCGGGCAACTTCCCCGGACGGACGCAGACGATGCCGCTCGCGGTGTACCTGGCGCTGGAGACCGACCCGCAGGCGGCGATCGTGCTCAGCCTCGTCCTGCTCGCCGTCTCGGTCGCCGTCCTCGCCGCGCTCCGGGACCGCTGGGTGGGCGGCGCGCGATGA
- a CDS encoding ABC transporter ATP-binding protein translates to MSGPRGLDARLVVRRAAFDLDLALTAGPGEVVALLGPNGAGKSTALRALAGLVPMAGGHVRVDGADLRPLPPDRRGIGMVFQDYLLFPHLTALENVAFGPRCQGAGRRAARRTAADWLERVGLAEHASARPRALSGGQAQRVALARALAVDPRLLLLDEPLAALDAHTRLEIRAALRRHLAGFGGAAVLVTHDPLDAMVLADRLVVVEGGRLVQQGTPADVARRPRTDYVARLVGLNLYRGKAEAGTVALGDGAATLDTVDPLEGEVFLAFAPSSVALYRSRPDGSPRNLWRTRVGAIERHGDRVRVRLPGPPFDAVADVTPAAVAELQLSEGSPVWAAVKATETHVYPA, encoded by the coding sequence ATGAGCGGTCCCCGGGGCCTGGACGCGCGGCTCGTCGTCCGCCGGGCCGCGTTCGACCTCGATCTCGCGCTCACCGCGGGGCCGGGCGAGGTGGTGGCCCTGCTCGGCCCGAACGGCGCGGGCAAGAGCACCGCGCTGCGCGCCCTGGCCGGGCTCGTGCCGATGGCGGGCGGGCACGTGCGGGTGGACGGCGCGGACCTGCGGCCGCTGCCGCCCGACCGCCGCGGCATCGGCATGGTCTTCCAGGACTACCTGCTGTTCCCGCACCTCACGGCGCTGGAGAACGTCGCGTTCGGGCCGCGCTGCCAGGGCGCCGGGCGCCGCGCCGCCCGGCGGACCGCCGCGGACTGGCTGGAGCGGGTGGGCCTCGCCGAGCACGCGTCCGCGCGCCCGCGGGCCCTGTCGGGCGGGCAGGCGCAGCGGGTGGCCCTCGCCCGCGCGCTGGCCGTCGACCCGCGCCTGCTGCTGCTGGACGAGCCGCTCGCGGCGCTCGACGCCCACACCCGGCTGGAGATCAGGGCCGCGCTGCGCCGCCACCTCGCCGGCTTCGGGGGCGCCGCCGTGCTCGTCACCCACGACCCGCTGGACGCCATGGTGCTCGCCGACCGCCTCGTCGTCGTGGAGGGCGGCCGGCTCGTCCAGCAGGGGACCCCCGCCGACGTCGCGCGCCGCCCCCGCACCGACTACGTCGCGCGGTTGGTCGGCCTGAACCTGTACCGGGGCAAGGCCGAGGCGGGCACGGTCGCCCTGGGGGACGGTGCCGCGACCCTCGACACTGTCGACCCACTCGAAGGTGAGGTGTTTCTCGCCTTCGCGCCATCCTCGGTGGCGCTGTACCGGAGCCGTCCCGACGGAAGCCCGCGCAACCTGTGGCGCACGCGCGTCGGCGCGATCGAACGGCACGGGGACCGCGTCCGGGTGCGGCTTCCGGGCCCGCCTTTCGACGCCGTAGCGGACGTCACTCCGGCGGCGGTCGCGGAGCTCCAATTGTCGGAGGGCAGCCCCGTATGGGCGGCCGTGAAGGCCACCGAGACCCACGTTTACCCAGCTTGA